The stretch of DNA atagactagttgatgaactttatctagattggatattctcatgcataaacaggagTAAGATACATAACATGATAGGgtgtagtgtgacacacacaaactacccttaTGATGGTCATGTGTAGGTGTGATAAATTGATGACTGATGAGTTGATGACATGTTAATGTGTTTCAATTGTTATGTCATGTGATCATATCTTTGAATTTTTTATATAGTTCCGCTAAATGATTTAGCTGGGGTTATAACTTGCTATAGGCTATAGCTGCTTATAGCTTTTTTTAGAGACAAAAAGGTAAGAGGCTTAACATTGATTATGCGAGTGAGCGTCGAGGACTCTGCTTCGCCTGGGAGCACCCCAGGCCGGTACCGTAAGCCCAATCTAAGTTGAGGGAGCTCCCGGGTTCTATACTGAGCTAACACGGAGGTACCTATCTGTTTCTGTCAAAAAGAGTCAACGACCTGGGACCGACGGCACCTGTGAGTTGTGCAGCACGCCGTTCGGATGTTCCGCGCCGGACGCTCGAGTCCTCCAGCCGGGCTTGACGACGCAGCACTACTGCCCCATCATCCTACGCGCCGTGGCCCCACAAGAGAAGGACCCACCTGCCATCCACCGCCAATCCGGGGCGGGGCCCTCTCCAGCATCTGCTAGAACGCGCAATGATTCCGCCGTGTCAGCCACAGGGTTAaccaaaccgtcggtaaccggaccggttccggtatggtccggtatgaaaccggtcgaaattcaaaatttaaatttaaattcaaaaaatgaaaaattcctaaaaatacttcaaggtgcgacgaatctaatggtgttaaattttctcaaaaattcattcatttagtatagtttgcggggatttgaagttaaacaaaaaaatgtgtatagaaaagtatacaaatacaatgtaaaagtagtacaaaagagggttggagggttcatttagactaaaatatattatacaaatatttatttagtatacttttgcggtcatttgaatttaaaccaaaaaagaaaaaaaattgaatttgaccggttaccaggcAAACCGGCcgataaaccggtctaaccggccggtatactgataggaaccggttgaactgcgccttttaaattcaaatttgaattccaccggttccgaccggtaaccggtcaaatcgttccggtaaaccggaaccggagcccggcggttatcGGTTACGGGTCAGGAAATAAAACCCTGGTCAGGCAGCGGTCGCGCCGGGGCTGCGGCAAATGATTAGTATTAGCCCCCACGGCGATAACCATCGCGCGCGCGCCCCTAATGACCCGTGATTATTTTACTATTACCCAATCCAATCCCCCCAGCTCGTTGTCCgtctcgccctcgccctcgccctcgccccctacccaccgcccgcgccgctgccaCGTCGTCGCCCCGCGCGGCCCGCGCCTTTCTCCCCACCAACTCaccggcgaggcgaggcccaGCGCATCTCGCCAGCGCCGCGATGCCGTATATATCCGCGCGCCGAGCTCCAGGCTGAGCCGCCtcccctccaccaccgcccgcccgcccccatCGCAAATCACCAAACTGCCCCTTCGTCGTTCGTTGAAAAAGTAAGGCGAGAGCAAAACGGGAGGGGAAAGGGCAAAGGATTTTTTTTCAGATTTTGCGGCCGCCACCGACCGAGACCGGGGCCCCCCCGAGCTGCAGCGAGCCACCTTCCCCCGACATGACGCCGCATctgcccgccgcctcctcctcctccgccaccacctcccgcgccgccgccgccgccgcggcgcaccACCACCTGCTCGGCGCTGCCGCGGCGCACAACCAcctgctcgacgccgccgcggccgcgccgtcctcgccgcaccaccgccggcggtggcggcgccgggtCCCCGGCTGCGGCCTCCGCCTGCGCGGCGCGCCCGTCCGCTGCTGCGCGGCCGCGGTGCCCGCGCCGCAGGCCGCGGTGCCGGCGCGGGCCCGGGCCGGGGCCGCGCCGGGGGCCACCACGCGCGTCTTCGTGGTGTCCGACCTCCACACGGACTACCCGGATAACATGGAGTGGGtgcgccgcctccccgccgaggTCGGCGCCGGGGAGGGCGCCGGCCTCGACGCGCTCGTCGTCGCGGGGGACGTCGCGGAGACCAGGGACAACTTTGCGCGCACCATGGAGGTGCTCAGGGGCCGGTTCGGGGCCGTCTTCTACGTCCCCGGGAACCACGACCTCTGGCTGCGACGCGAGGGCGGCCGCTACGTGAGTCGATGCTCATCCCCTCCCTTGCCCCCACCCTCCGCTCCTCCTCTCCGCCTTCCTTGCCCCGCAAGCAAGGTGTTTGACGAAATGCCTTCTCGCATTTGTTCCGTCAGAGGTACTTAGTCCACCTTCAACGATACAGCTAGAAATAAAGCTAGCCGTAGCTGAATTTGATCCAACGGTACATTGTAACTGTTTGGCTGCGGCGGCCTGGTTGGTGCTTGCCCCTGTTTAGTGAGCTGCCAGCTTAGAGTACTAATTTTAGATGGGGGAAGTTTACCGATGGGGGGGTATTTTATTCACTGGTTTCTAGCATTCCTGTCTATCTGAACTACGTTTCATTTGTGAATGTAGTTACATGTTGACAGCAAGGTTTACCATCACACTTGGATAGTTGACACTAAGAGATCACTTGCTGCTGCCTTGGGAGGGAGCTCTTAAGCATCTTATGATGCAAATTGTTAGCTACTTAGCTACCACTCGTGAAGTCATGCTTCAAAGCATGTGTACAGCTGAAAAGGATGAAATGGGGTTGCATTCTTAGCTAAAGCATAAATTAAGTTATAGCATTTAGCATTTTTTACTGAATCAATACAGCATTGATGTATCATTTTTGAGGCTCTCTCAGTTACTCAAATTATTCCTTCCAGATGGATTCGCTGGAGAAACTGACTGCATTGCTTGATGCGTGTAGTGAGCTGGGTGTGGATACAGGCCCAAGAATGATAGGTGACTTGGGAATCATACCATTGTTCTCATGGTATCACAAGGTCGTTTAATTTTCCTTGCTTCAGTAACACTGGACATTGCAGCCATCTATTATAATGCACTACATTCCAAGGATATCCTGCTTTCTCACCTTGCTTGCTTAATTTGTCTCCAGAGCTTTGACAAGGAGAAGGATGTTAACAGTGTGCGCGTCCCTTCTCTAGAGATGGTAGGCTGGCCTTTCCCTCAATACATATTCCTCATTTGCAAATAACTGTTACAGTATTACCAAGTATAGTCAATCAGTGCAGTTTAAGATCTcttgaattttgtttctttccgAGTATAGATAATGAGGTGTCTCCTATAATTTGCATCACATGTTTTACAGCTTGACATGACCCACAACCTATTCTTTGACCTGGATGGCCAACCATAATTAGATTTGTTTTTTTACAATGTTACGTTACGTGGATTCCATATTAGCAAAAGGATCACTTGGTTTATGTTGCAAAATTGGGTATCTCAAAAACCTGGTCTTGTACTAACAAACTCACTGAGTACCCTTACTGAGATGCACAATGGGAAAGATTGCATTCACATACACTGAAGCACAAATATGTTATGATTAGGCAGGCCATGATTGCCCTCTTTCTTAGTTTCTTCTTAGAAAAAATTGGCACAATTAACCCTAAAACTCCTTATATCTATGAACTGatattttctggttttctttgAGCAGGCTTGTAAAGACTTTCATGCTTGTAAATGGCCTTCAGACCTTGCAAACGATGATGAGTCTATTGCTCTTTACTTCGACAAATTGAATGACAAGAACCATGATGCTATTGAAGAAGTAAAAAATAGCAGCAAGCAGATACTAACATTTTCACACTTCGTACCAAGGTGAGTTTCTTTTCATCTTAGCTTAGCCTTGCAGTTTAAGCCCCTTGTAGTTTGTTTGGTCCCTATTTCTGAGAGTATGCTTGATTGCATTGCTTGGTGTGCGTCAATTGATCTGTTCTATGTAAACTCTTTAATATTATAAACTGATGACACTTACACATTAGAGCTTAATTTAGGGATAACATTCCTATTAAACTATTCGCTGTGCATCTCTTTCTTTGTCATCATTCCTAGCAAATGCACTCTCTTTCTAGTCGTATTTTTTAATTATGACGAAAACAGCTCAAACTGTTTAATCATTCTTAGCAAATGCTCTCTCTTGTTGAACAGCCAGCCGATAACCTACATTTGATCTGCAACAGTGATTTCCAATTTGACCAGTTTTTCCTGAACTAGCCATTTGGCGGGTTATGCTCTGTAACATagaggaaaatatttttttttctatgccTAAATACATTCAATTGCACAACCAGCTGCTATGTGAAGCATATCCTTAGTCTTCTAACTGGCCGTTCTTACCCcataatattttgttttcctgTGCTACTTCAAAAATTCAGCACTAGAATTTTGCATTTCTTAACGTACATCCTGCATGCTCATGATCCCAGACTGATGTCTTGTCTACGATTCTACAGGCAAGAGTTGTGTCCTGAAAAACGGATGCTTTATTACCCATACCTTCCAAAGGTCATTGGCTCTGATTTCCTGGAGAGGAGGCTGAGAGATATACACAGCAACAGAAAAGATGGAGCAGCTTGCCATGTTTTTGGGCACACACATTTCTGTTGGGATTCTGTGGTTGATGAGATCAGGTACTGATCCATCCATGTTTATGATCAAGATGCAAAATGCCTATCCTAACTCTAATGACATAAATTTCCTCCGATTTAGGTACATACAGGCACCTTTGGCGTATCCccgagaaagaaagagaagaatgaATAGCGAAGGTTGGCTACCATTTTGTGTATACCGTGACGGCTTCAACCCCGAAATATATCCAGCCTTGTGGTCGGACTATTACAACAAGAACAAAAGGGAGCCTGAGAACACTCAGCTCGCGCCGTGGGTCGCCAGACATTTCGCGAAGTACCACAAATTCCACTGACCGCTACTGGAGTTCATGTTTTGCATTTACCTGCATTTACCTGGTCCGATCAGGACGGTGTTGGAACCTGCATTTACCTGGAGAAGAAAAGGAGATGTTGACGTTTCACCTGTACAtgatttcttttttgtttccaCTCTTACCATAGACTTTTGGGCAAGTAAGCGCCTGCCTGTGTTGAATGTATGTTGCAGAAATCAGAATAATGTGTATAAGATTCTTCAAAGCCGTGCCGCAGAGATAGTGACATACGAGTAGTATAAGTTTTATTCCGGTCATCTAACCAGCCCCATGCCCCCATTTTACTCCACTCGTGAAGTTGTAATAGGCGAAATCACTGAGAAATC from Panicum virgatum strain AP13 chromosome 9K, P.virgatum_v5, whole genome shotgun sequence encodes:
- the LOC120650663 gene encoding acyl-carrier-protein phosphodiesterase PptH-like, with translation MTPHLPAASSSSATTSRAAAAAAAHHHLLGAAAAHNHLLDAAAAAPSSPHHRRRWRRRVPGCGLRLRGAPVRCCAAAVPAPQAAVPARARAGAAPGATTRVFVVSDLHTDYPDNMEWVRRLPAEVGAGEGAGLDALVVAGDVAETRDNFARTMEVLRGRFGAVFYVPGNHDLWLRREGGRYMDSLEKLTALLDACSELGVDTGPRMIGDLGIIPLFSWYHKSFDKEKDVNSVRVPSLEMACKDFHACKWPSDLANDDESIALYFDKLNDKNHDAIEEVKNSSKQILTFSHFVPRQELCPEKRMLYYPYLPKVIGSDFLERRLRDIHSNRKDGAACHVFGHTHFCWDSVVDEIRYIQAPLAYPRERKRRMNSEGWLPFCVYRDGFNPEIYPALWSDYYNKNKREPENTQLAPWVARHFAKYHKFH